A genomic window from Sulfurimonas sp. includes:
- a CDS encoding BrnT family toxin, translating into MKFEWDSKKEKSNVKKHKVTFEEAAYVFSDKYSLTLFDDEHSENEERWVLLGKSLNTMVLVVVHTFRDKDGVEIVRIISARKATKNEQQIYNERCPL; encoded by the coding sequence ATGAAATTTGAATGGGATTCCAAAAAAGAAAAGTCTAATGTCAAAAAACACAAAGTGACATTTGAAGAGGCTGCTTATGTTTTTAGCGACAAATATTCACTAACTCTTTTTGATGATGAACATTCAGAAAATGAAGAGAGATGGGTATTGTTAGGAAAGTCTTTAAATACGATGGTGCTTGTGGTAGTTCATACATTTAGAGATAAAGACGGTGTTGAAATTGTCAGAATAATATCTGCTAGAAAAGCCACAAAAAATGAGCAGCAAATATACAACGAAAGGTGTCCATTATGA
- a CDS encoding CusA/CzcA family heavy metal efflux RND transporter — protein sequence MRNLIYFTLSQRLFISLLALVILGFGVKSYNNLPVDAFPDISPTQVEIIMKSSGMTPDEVESRIVIPIEMGMLGIPHQTIMRSTAKYGICDITIDFEEGTDIYWARQQVSERLNAIMGELPANLEGGLAPISTPLSEILMFTIESQTLDLTQKRSLLDWVISPKIRSTSGVAEVNTLGGKVKTYEVTPNLNTMRTYGISLEQLISALEKNNLNDGAGRVTQGVNSILVRSVGRINDIFDIGHLSVATVDGKVICIKDIADINIGHLTRAGFSTKNGQGETVQGIVLGLKGANTQKVLQEVKEKLAQMESMLPEGTKIDIFYDRSKLVDLATTTVKNSLFEATVLIIIILLLMLGNFASAFSVALILPFALLMSFIAMDYFGLSANLMSLGGLAIAVGMLVDSAVVMVEHITAELGNEKRKNENKINIIYNAAVDMAPSIITGVLIIIIVFMPLLTLEGLEGKLFKPVALSIVFALFSSLILSLTLIPVLSSFILKIRPDEESWLIRTLLKFFKPTLDFAIKHATAVFITVMLMFGISLYLASKTGKAFMPIMDEGTLVTMIESLPSISLEESIELNKKIQTKLMVDIPEISSIIARTGTDELGLDPMSLNDTDTFFILKPVKEWRVQSKEWIKNQIRESLEGMGGIGHVFTQPIEMRISEMLTGVRGDLAINVFGDNHSELERIAAEIKTILEQTRGSSDVYKKSNEGIEYFELSFNKEALGYYGLNEQDIAGFMKTMVTGVQVGIIQEGMRRIKLMVKGEDIMHSSLNKLQTLHYILSDGRSVPLTSFVTFKKTTGPVQIEHENGYRKTVIQSNVVGRDLVGFVEDAKTQIGQKVKMPAGYYVTYGGQFKNQQRAAAKLMIIIPIALFLIFILLFVSFNSIMQALLVLINVPLALIGGFAGLYISGEYISVPASVGFIALLGIAVLNGVVLVNYFNYLVQNGYKVIDAVREGTIKRFRPVLMTATIAALGLAPLLFATGPGSEIQKPLAIVVINGLISSTLLTLIVLPLLYLKFTKQDNLEKK from the coding sequence ATGCGTAACTTAATCTATTTTACGCTTTCTCAGCGGCTCTTTATATCTTTGCTGGCTCTTGTTATTTTAGGTTTTGGCGTTAAGTCATACAACAATCTTCCTGTTGATGCTTTTCCCGATATTTCACCTACTCAAGTAGAAATCATCATGAAATCTAGCGGTATGACACCTGATGAAGTCGAATCGCGCATTGTTATTCCCATTGAGATGGGAATGCTTGGCATACCTCATCAAACAATTATGCGTTCAACCGCCAAATACGGCATTTGTGATATTACTATCGACTTTGAAGAAGGAACCGACATTTACTGGGCGCGTCAGCAGGTAAGCGAACGCCTAAATGCCATAATGGGTGAGTTACCTGCAAATCTTGAAGGCGGACTTGCTCCAATCAGTACGCCTTTGAGTGAAATATTGATGTTTACAATCGAGTCGCAAACGCTTGATTTAACACAAAAGCGCTCTCTCTTAGACTGGGTAATTTCGCCAAAAATTCGCTCCACTAGCGGAGTTGCAGAGGTCAATACTCTAGGAGGCAAGGTAAAAACATATGAGGTAACTCCCAACCTCAATACTATGCGTACATACGGCATCAGCTTAGAGCAGCTTATATCTGCACTTGAAAAAAATAACCTCAATGACGGTGCAGGACGAGTTACGCAAGGGGTAAACAGCATTCTTGTGCGTAGCGTCGGGCGCATCAACGATATTTTTGACATTGGTCACTTAAGCGTTGCCACGGTTGATGGTAAGGTAATTTGCATAAAAGATATAGCGGATATAAATATAGGTCACTTGACAAGAGCCGGCTTTTCAACAAAAAACGGACAGGGTGAAACGGTTCAGGGAATAGTTCTTGGGTTAAAAGGCGCAAATACCCAAAAAGTACTCCAAGAGGTAAAAGAGAAGCTTGCTCAAATGGAATCAATGCTCCCTGAAGGCACAAAAATAGATATATTTTATGACCGCTCAAAATTAGTTGATTTGGCGACTACTACCGTAAAAAATTCACTATTTGAAGCTACCGTATTAATTATCATCATTCTTTTACTGATGCTTGGAAATTTTGCTTCTGCCTTTAGCGTCGCACTTATTTTGCCATTTGCGCTTTTGATGAGTTTTATAGCTATGGACTACTTTGGATTAAGTGCAAATCTAATGAGCTTAGGCGGACTTGCCATAGCCGTAGGTATGTTAGTGGATTCCGCCGTCGTCATGGTCGAACATATTACGGCAGAACTCGGAAATGAAAAACGCAAAAATGAGAACAAAATAAATATTATCTATAATGCCGCCGTTGATATGGCGCCATCTATTATTACCGGTGTACTAATTATTATCATAGTATTTATGCCGCTTTTAACGCTTGAGGGGCTTGAAGGAAAGCTGTTCAAACCTGTTGCACTAAGCATAGTTTTTGCACTCTTTAGCTCTTTAATCCTCTCTCTTACTCTTATCCCCGTACTTAGCTCATTTATCTTAAAAATTCGTCCTGATGAAGAGTCTTGGCTAATTAGAACCTTGTTAAAGTTTTTCAAACCTACTCTTGATTTTGCAATCAAACATGCCACAGCGGTATTTATAACGGTGATGCTAATGTTTGGAATCTCTCTTTATCTTGCTTCAAAAACAGGTAAAGCTTTTATGCCAATAATGGATGAGGGGACTTTAGTCACAATGATAGAATCCCTGCCATCCATCAGCCTTGAAGAGAGTATTGAGCTAAACAAAAAAATTCAGACAAAACTTATGGTCGATATACCCGAAATCTCATCTATTATTGCCCGCACAGGTACCGATGAGCTTGGGCTGGATCCTATGAGTCTTAATGACACGGATACTTTTTTTATTCTCAAACCAGTAAAAGAGTGGCGCGTCCAATCAAAAGAGTGGATAAAAAATCAGATAAGAGAGTCTCTTGAGGGCATGGGCGGCATTGGACATGTATTTACCCAACCGATTGAGATGCGTATATCGGAGATGCTAACAGGTGTGCGCGGTGATTTGGCTATCAATGTTTTTGGAGACAATCATAGCGAGCTTGAACGCATAGCCGCCGAGATAAAAACCATCTTGGAACAGACACGCGGAAGCAGTGATGTATACAAAAAAAGCAATGAAGGGATTGAGTATTTTGAACTTAGCTTCAACAAAGAGGCACTCGGTTACTATGGATTAAACGAGCAAGATATTGCCGGTTTTATGAAAACTATGGTTACGGGAGTGCAAGTAGGCATCATCCAAGAGGGGATGCGTCGTATAAAACTAATGGTTAAGGGTGAAGATATAATGCACAGTTCACTAAATAAACTACAGACGCTACACTATATTTTATCAGATGGCAGAAGTGTTCCTTTAACTAGTTTTGTAACATTTAAAAAAACAACCGGACCAGTACAAATCGAACATGAAAACGGATATCGTAAAACAGTCATACAGAGCAATGTTGTGGGTCGGGATCTAGTAGGTTTTGTTGAAGATGCAAAAACACAAATCGGACAAAAAGTTAAAATGCCTGCGGGTTACTATGTAACTTATGGAGGTCAATTTAAAAATCAACAACGAGCAGCAGCAAAACTGATGATAATCATACCGATTGCACTTTTTTTAATTTTTATACTGCTGTTTGTCTCATTCAACTCCATAATGCAAGCATTACTGGTTCTTATCAATGTGCCTCTAGCTCTTATCGGAGGTTTTGCAGGACTCTATATCAGCGGCGAATACATAAGCGTTCCGGCATCGGTCGGATTTATCGCACTCCTTGGCATTGCAGTGCTTAACGGTGTGGTGCTTGTCAACTACTTCAACTATCTAGTGCAAAACGGTTATAAAGTTATAGATGCCGTGCGCGAAGGTACCATAAAGAGGTTCCGTCCGGTTCTTATGACTGCAACCATTGCCGCACTTGGTTTAGCACCGCTGCTCTTTGCAACGGGTCCGGGATCAGAAATCCAAAAACCGCTTGCAATTGTCGTCATAAACGGCTTGATTAGTTCAACACTCTTAACTCTTATCGTGTTGCCGTTGTTATATCTTAAATTTACTAAACAGGATAATTTAGAGAAAAAATAG
- a CDS encoding MMPL family transporter has protein sequence MFLQRYIDFTTHYFKTVLVIVAIATGIFGYYAQYLSIDASAETLLLENDVDLKLTREVHGRYISPDYLVVAFSPKEYMLSDGTIATIKALKESLSKIKGVESVTSLLDVPLLESPPRAVSEVVKNVRTLSSSDINKTMVQKELTSSPLYSKNLVSDDFKTTSILVNLKEDAKYTELLQKRNVFIELQQKRELSKEEKKEFEAAKKAFKEYGYSTRDEVHQLIENVRSALNPFRKDGELFLGGVMMIADDMIGFVKSDIAIYGTAIMLIMILMLWIIFRQVRFVVLPIVVSLCAVVITTGINALLGLEVTVVSSNYVAIQLITTLSIVIHLIVSYREEYALYPHFSQKELIEITLKRMSVPSVFIILTSVAGFGSLMTCDILPIIDLGTMMNIGVTISLIAAYILFPSMMMLFPKKEPVLTFDKAFTLNTIFAQIVEHHGKKIIAIVVAILGFSLFGTTQLIVENSFINYFKKGTEIYKGMQKIDNDLGGTTPLEIVVKFPKTENEEKTKSAEAQEKTKSTASSDEIDSFANEFTETGNDAQYWFTAQKMETILKVHDYLISLPEVGNVSSLGTLSKVGRILKEGKDFDGVELALMYNELPLEFKKILLSPYVNTEYNEARFVVRLVDSNKDLRRDELLQKIQEDLEKKVGLDPQNFKLVGMMVLYNNMLQSLFDSQISTLGLALLSLGAMFLFLFRSLKIAIVALTVNMVPISVIFGIMGVAGIPLDIMSITIASIALGITVDNTIHYFYRFREELARDGDYIASMHRAHGTIAFGMFYYSLATIVGFLVLVTSNFIPTLIFGLLTVIVLLVAIVSDLLFSPLLVVFFKPFGIKRTESK, from the coding sequence ATGTTTTTACAACGATATATTGATTTTACAACACACTATTTCAAAACTGTTTTGGTTATAGTAGCAATTGCTACGGGGATTTTTGGGTACTATGCACAATATTTGAGTATTGACGCTTCGGCTGAGACGCTTTTGTTGGAGAATGATGTCGATTTAAAGTTGACGCGTGAAGTTCACGGGCGTTACATCAGCCCAGATTATCTTGTAGTTGCTTTTAGCCCTAAAGAGTATATGCTCTCCGATGGTACTATTGCCACGATAAAAGCGCTTAAAGAGTCTTTGTCAAAGATAAAAGGAGTTGAAAGCGTCACATCGCTGCTAGATGTTCCGTTGCTTGAGAGTCCGCCAAGAGCAGTTTCCGAAGTTGTGAAAAATGTGCGTACGCTCTCATCTTCTGACATCAACAAAACAATGGTTCAAAAAGAGCTTACTTCAAGCCCTCTATATTCTAAAAATCTCGTAAGCGATGATTTTAAAACAACCTCTATTTTAGTCAATCTCAAAGAGGATGCCAAATACACCGAACTTCTTCAAAAACGAAATGTTTTTATAGAATTGCAGCAAAAAAGAGAACTAAGCAAAGAAGAAAAAAAAGAGTTTGAAGCCGCAAAAAAAGCATTTAAAGAGTATGGTTACAGCACGAGGGACGAAGTTCATCAATTGATTGAAAATGTGCGATCTGCCCTAAATCCATTCCGTAAAGACGGGGAGCTTTTCTTAGGCGGTGTTATGATGATTGCGGATGATATGATAGGTTTTGTAAAGAGCGACATTGCCATCTACGGAACGGCTATCATGCTTATTATGATACTAATGCTGTGGATTATTTTCAGACAAGTGCGTTTTGTGGTTTTGCCTATCGTCGTATCACTTTGCGCCGTAGTAATTACTACAGGCATTAACGCACTTTTGGGTCTTGAAGTAACGGTTGTATCATCCAATTATGTCGCGATACAGCTCATCACCACGCTCTCTATCGTTATCCATCTTATAGTAAGCTACAGAGAAGAGTATGCACTTTATCCGCATTTCTCTCAAAAAGAGCTAATTGAGATTACTCTAAAGCGTATGTCGGTTCCCTCTGTTTTTATTATCCTTACCTCGGTTGCGGGATTTGGCTCGCTTATGACATGCGATATTTTACCGATTATCGATTTGGGTACGATGATGAATATCGGTGTGACTATCTCGCTGATAGCGGCGTACATTCTTTTTCCGTCTATGATGATGCTATTTCCCAAAAAAGAACCTGTGCTTACATTTGATAAAGCTTTTACGCTCAATACCATATTTGCACAAATTGTAGAACATCACGGTAAAAAAATAATTGCCATAGTGGTTGCGATTCTCGGCTTTAGTCTTTTTGGCACTACGCAATTGATAGTTGAAAACAGTTTTATTAACTACTTTAAAAAGGGTACCGAAATCTATAAAGGTATGCAAAAAATAGACAATGATTTAGGCGGTACGACACCTTTGGAAATAGTTGTAAAATTTCCTAAAACAGAGAATGAAGAAAAAACAAAAAGTGCAGAAGCTCAAGAAAAGACAAAAAGTACGGCTAGTTCAGATGAAATTGATAGTTTTGCAAATGAATTTACAGAGACGGGCAATGATGCACAATACTGGTTTACCGCACAAAAAATGGAAACCATACTTAAAGTGCATGACTATTTGATATCTTTACCCGAGGTTGGGAATGTATCTTCGCTTGGCACACTATCCAAAGTTGGGCGTATCTTAAAAGAGGGAAAAGATTTTGACGGCGTTGAGTTGGCACTGATGTACAATGAATTGCCGCTGGAGTTCAAAAAAATCCTTCTCTCGCCGTATGTAAATACCGAGTATAATGAAGCTCGTTTCGTAGTTCGACTAGTAGACTCCAACAAAGATCTTAGACGCGACGAACTGCTTCAAAAAATTCAAGAAGACCTTGAGAAAAAAGTAGGGCTAGATCCACAAAACTTTAAACTCGTCGGTATGATGGTACTTTACAATAATATGCTCCAATCACTTTTTGACTCGCAAATATCAACGCTTGGACTTGCGCTTCTTTCGCTTGGAGCAATGTTCTTGTTTTTATTCCGCTCTTTAAAAATCGCTATTGTGGCACTTACCGTCAATATGGTACCAATCAGCGTCATTTTTGGCATTATGGGCGTTGCAGGAATTCCTTTGGATATTATGAGCATAACAATAGCCTCAATAGCACTCGGTATCACGGTAGACAATACTATTCACTACTTCTACCGTTTTAGAGAGGAGCTTGCACGCGACGGAGACTATATCGCGTCTATGCACAGAGCACACGGAACTATTGCTTTTGGAATGTTTTATTACTCGCTTGCAACCATTGTAGGCTTTTTGGTGTTGGTAACCTCTAATTTTATCCCGACGCTTATTTTTGGTCTTTTAACCGTTATCGTTTTACTTGTAGCAATCGTCTCGGATCTTCTTTTCTCACCGCTTTTGGTGGTGTTTTTTAAACCTTTTGGGATAAAGAGAACAGAGTCAAAATAA
- a CDS encoding MoxR family ATPase has translation MRATNLITTITSLVEQRVPTFLWGAPGIGKSSIVKQIAEDRGVGFIDLRLALMDPTDLKGIPFYDKESHTALWAPPAFLPKSGEGILFLDELNSAPPSVQASAYQLILDRKVGEYELPDGWAIVAAGNREGDRGVTYRMPSPLANRFVHFEMEVDVGDWRLWAYKKGLDERVISYISYKNEHLFTFDAKSDLKSFATPRSWEYVDKILKSTITKELLLDTLSGAVGREVAVSFLAFAKVADRLPSIEDILRGEGSEYSNEVDVLYALSTGLVSGYLKDKRDERLENLLRYTLELKSEFAVMIVQDLQRNGVRMEHSEAFKEWVKRFAYLLA, from the coding sequence ATGAGAGCAACAAATCTAATAACAACGATAACTTCTTTGGTAGAACAGAGAGTACCGACATTTTTATGGGGCGCTCCGGGAATCGGAAAGTCATCTATCGTAAAGCAGATAGCCGAGGATAGAGGAGTCGGTTTTATTGATTTAAGACTTGCTCTTATGGACCCTACCGACTTAAAAGGCATCCCGTTTTACGATAAAGAGTCACACACCGCACTTTGGGCGCCTCCGGCTTTTTTACCGAAAAGCGGCGAGGGAATTTTATTTTTAGATGAGTTAAATTCCGCTCCGCCAAGCGTTCAAGCTTCCGCATATCAACTTATACTTGATAGAAAAGTAGGCGAGTATGAGCTTCCGGACGGTTGGGCGATAGTCGCTGCTGGAAACCGCGAGGGGGACAGGGGTGTGACTTACCGTATGCCAAGCCCTCTGGCAAATAGATTTGTTCATTTTGAGATGGAAGTCGATGTCGGAGATTGGCGGTTGTGGGCTTATAAAAAAGGACTTGACGAGAGAGTTATTTCATATATCTCGTACAAGAATGAACATCTGTTCACCTTTGATGCAAAGAGTGATTTAAAAAGCTTTGCAACACCGAGAAGCTGGGAGTATGTAGACAAGATACTAAAAAGCACGATTACAAAAGAGCTGCTTTTAGATACTCTTAGCGGAGCAGTCGGGCGAGAGGTTGCGGTCTCCTTTTTGGCATTTGCAAAAGTTGCAGACAGATTGCCGAGTATCGAAGATATATTAAGAGGTGAGGGTAGCGAGTACAGCAATGAGGTTGATGTTCTTTATGCTCTAAGTACCGGACTTGTCAGCGGGTATTTGAAAGATAAGCGAGATGAGAGGTTGGAAAATCTGCTTAGATATACGCTTGAGTTGAAAAGCGAATTTGCGGTTATGATAGTCCAAGATTTGCAAAGAAACGGTGTGAGAATGGAACACTCGGAGGCTTTTAAAGAATGGGTTAAGAGATTTGCTTATCTTTTAGCCTAA
- a CDS encoding ferritin-like domain-containing protein, whose product MARVGNSIIKGIEISEIIKLLNKAYADEWLAYYQYFIESKVVKGIMKDAAIVELNQHAADELRHATMIADRIIQLGGTPLLHPKDWIKKTNCGYGEPKNFDVVAILQDAINGEQCAIKTYSSIVDLVRDKDIVTYDIASQILADEVAHEEDLQTLHDDITEFVTDLKKSLK is encoded by the coding sequence ATGGCTAGAGTAGGTAACTCGATTATCAAAGGTATAGAAATCTCGGAAATCATTAAACTTTTAAACAAAGCGTATGCGGATGAGTGGTTGGCTTATTATCAATATTTTATTGAGAGCAAAGTCGTAAAAGGGATTATGAAAGATGCTGCAATCGTAGAGCTAAATCAGCATGCCGCAGACGAGCTAAGACACGCAACTATGATAGCAGACAGAATCATACAGCTGGGCGGAACTCCGCTGTTGCACCCGAAAGATTGGATAAAAAAAACAAATTGTGGTTACGGCGAACCTAAAAATTTTGATGTCGTAGCAATTTTGCAAGATGCTATCAACGGTGAACAGTGCGCGATAAAAACATACTCAAGCATAGTTGACCTTGTAAGAGACAAGGATATCGTAACATACGATATCGCCTCTCAAATCCTTGCCGATGAAGTAGCGCATGAAGAAGATTTGCAGACACTTCACGACGATATAACAGAGTTTGTAACAGACTTGAAAAAGAGCCTAAAATAA
- a CDS encoding TolC family protein, with product MKTLFFLLISVLFLDASTINLDEILQKLKNEHPAAKSIQSLEYAHNSQNKAVSSREALGFLAEGTYAKPALDKSGYEYSVGVEQKFMHPSVKKNTIKSAKYGSEAEILSLKHDFALLENEVRLLYHINCLDQKNISRFKESFLAYEALYMKKEKSYKYGEISKKELLQLQIELERLKNEYKFYENEVKISRDNLQSKILLPFFKDKELSCEDIKPVIKEFDFDSKDETLNEQSLNKKIQSLQSDFDRYNAPFDSFTLGASYQNELDAERFKVALSIPLNFTTSFNEESRAAAMHKKSAAQYEKDGLKLQKTSGVEVLKKELTQSFENINAQKAMVDKYENELMPLVKSAYALGEDSAIEYLLSQRELLRLKEELAVQHKKYYETLFKLHSVLQIKE from the coding sequence GTGAAAACTCTGTTTTTTCTACTTATATCTGTTCTATTTTTAGATGCTTCAACAATAAATTTAGATGAAATTTTGCAAAAACTAAAAAACGAACATCCTGCGGCAAAATCAATCCAATCTCTTGAATATGCCCATAATTCACAAAACAAAGCAGTCTCCTCAAGAGAGGCTCTCGGTTTTTTGGCAGAAGGGACTTACGCAAAACCTGCTTTAGATAAGTCGGGATATGAGTACAGCGTTGGGGTTGAGCAAAAATTTATGCATCCAAGTGTTAAAAAAAACACAATAAAATCTGCCAAATATGGGAGCGAAGCAGAGATTTTAAGCTTAAAACATGATTTTGCCCTCCTAGAAAACGAGGTACGGCTTCTTTACCACATAAACTGTCTTGATCAAAAAAATATATCTCGGTTTAAGGAATCTTTTTTAGCTTACGAAGCACTCTATATGAAAAAAGAGAAATCTTACAAATACGGAGAAATCTCCAAAAAAGAGCTATTGCAGCTTCAAATCGAGCTAGAAAGGCTTAAAAATGAGTACAAATTTTATGAAAATGAAGTAAAAATTTCTCGTGATAATTTGCAATCTAAAATTCTTCTGCCTTTTTTTAAAGACAAAGAACTCTCTTGCGAAGATATAAAGCCCGTTATAAAAGAGTTTGACTTTGATAGCAAAGATGAGACGCTTAATGAACAATCACTAAATAAGAAAATCCAAAGTCTTCAAAGCGATTTTGACAGATACAATGCACCTTTTGATTCGTTCACACTTGGAGCATCTTACCAAAATGAGCTTGATGCGGAGAGATTTAAAGTCGCTTTATCCATACCTCTTAACTTTACCACCTCTTTTAACGAAGAGAGCCGTGCAGCAGCCATGCATAAAAAAAGTGCCGCTCAGTATGAAAAAGATGGTCTTAAACTGCAAAAAACATCTGGTGTAGAGGTGTTAAAAAAAGAGCTGACACAAAGCTTTGAGAATATCAATGCCCAAAAGGCTATGGTAGATAAGTATGAAAATGAGCTTATGCCACTCGTTAAGAGCGCCTATGCTTTGGGTGAAGATTCGGCTATCGAGTATCTGCTAAGTCAAAGAGAACTCTTAAGACTCAAAGAAGAGCTTGCCGTGCAACATAAAAAATATTATGAAACACTATTTAAGCTCCATAGCGTTTTACAAATCAAGGAATAA
- a CDS encoding efflux RND transporter periplasmic adaptor subunit, with protein sequence MKKIIIAQIISALLLMADVTLTPQEEKNWQIQTALGKEVTHVPLDEYMMRVTTPPKLLHTISLPYEAKVIQLSKANFQSVNKGEVLALLNSPQWVEAQKEAISALIKLTHSESEASRKSKLCKEEIIAQKECITAEAEVKTDKIKLLSSKAVLKSYGATDEMIKTLFKDLAIFPNIELRSAVKGIILQTDIETGKNISSSNALFVIKTDGEDWLEGDIPQAVATALKPSQEVIIKINDKEIKSKVLLMSPTLNSLNQTRYVRFSLPKEAGLLAGLRAKVELSVERKAFVIDKKALIQNGADTMVFIKKGQTYHTLKVIVLAENREVCYLDYNAELKEPIAISATSILQNKLQQGE encoded by the coding sequence ATGAAAAAAATCATTATAGCGCAAATAATATCTGCACTTTTGCTTATGGCAGATGTTACGCTTACACCCCAAGAAGAAAAAAATTGGCAGATTCAAACAGCACTCGGCAAAGAGGTTACCCATGTACCTCTTGATGAATATATGATGAGAGTTACGACTCCGCCGAAACTTCTGCATACAATCTCTCTGCCTTATGAAGCTAAAGTTATACAGCTAAGCAAAGCGAATTTCCAAAGCGTTAACAAAGGAGAGGTTTTGGCTCTTCTAAACTCACCACAGTGGGTTGAAGCCCAAAAAGAGGCAATTTCCGCTTTGATAAAACTGACACACAGCGAAAGTGAAGCTAGTCGCAAATCAAAGCTTTGCAAAGAAGAGATTATCGCTCAAAAAGAGTGCATTACGGCAGAGGCAGAGGTTAAAACGGATAAGATAAAACTCTTATCGTCCAAAGCGGTACTCAAATCTTACGGCGCAACCGATGAGATGATAAAAACACTCTTTAAAGACCTTGCTATTTTTCCAAACATCGAACTGCGCTCTGCAGTTAAAGGAATTATTTTACAAACAGATATCGAAACAGGTAAAAATATCTCATCTTCAAACGCTCTTTTTGTCATTAAAACGGATGGAGAGGATTGGCTGGAGGGTGATATTCCTCAAGCCGTTGCAACTGCTCTTAAGCCCTCACAAGAAGTAATTATTAAAATAAACGATAAAGAGATAAAATCAAAAGTTTTGCTTATGTCTCCAACGCTAAATTCTCTAAACCAAACACGGTATGTTCGTTTTTCTCTGCCAAAAGAGGCAGGGCTTTTGGCAGGACTAAGAGCTAAAGTCGAGCTGAGCGTTGAGAGAAAGGCTTTTGTTATTGATAAAAAAGCTCTAATACAAAACGGCGCAGATACCATGGTTTTTATAAAAAAAGGTCAAACATACCATACGCTTAAAGTAATCGTTCTTGCCGAAAACCGCGAGGTATGCTACCTTGATTATAATGCAGAGCTAAAAGAGCCGATTGCAATCAGCGCAACTAGCATACTGCAAAATAAGCTTCAACAAGGCGAATAA
- a CDS encoding multiheme c-type cytochrome, with protein sequence MKKLSLFLLLAFSLFANDGVYEFAQSKECQACHPQIYSEYYGSMHANSTPDKDVIHKAVWDRHPHNTKLEQYSCGKCHSPAANDLDKMLTDGQKAMPDAKNQTHQEAVSCAYCHRIENIEKHKQSNTNAISKTKKEYYGSGRSSLDSPYHKIITKENEHFADGNVCIGCHSHNLNQHNLNLCSTNVNNEMNEANCVSCHMPKVEGSFSSIIETKTHSFHGFAGAHNNSEMLGKYVDIFILKNIDHFIVNIDNRSSHALLLHPMRLAVLKISVVRDKKNIELEKEVFVRVIGKEGKPAMPWAADTTLKDTMIQANEKRAVKREFKLEKGDRVDVVLGWYLVNPQALESLGLQNEKAATEFRVFKKQSFSF encoded by the coding sequence GTGAAAAAATTATCTCTATTTTTGCTTTTGGCTTTTTCTCTGTTTGCCAACGACGGCGTTTATGAGTTTGCCCAAAGCAAAGAGTGTCAAGCGTGCCATCCGCAAATTTACAGCGAGTACTACGGCTCGATGCACGCCAACTCTACGCCTGACAAAGATGTGATTCATAAAGCTGTTTGGGACAGACATCCGCATAATACAAAGCTTGAGCAGTACTCTTGCGGAAAATGCCACTCTCCTGCTGCAAACGACTTAGACAAAATGTTGACTGATGGTCAAAAGGCTATGCCCGATGCTAAAAACCAAACTCATCAAGAGGCAGTTAGCTGTGCATATTGCCATCGTATAGAAAATATAGAGAAACATAAACAGAGCAACACAAACGCCATAAGCAAAACCAAAAAAGAGTATTACGGTTCGGGGAGAAGCTCTCTTGACTCTCCGTATCATAAAATCATAACCAAAGAGAATGAGCATTTTGCAGACGGGAATGTCTGCATCGGATGCCACTCGCACAATCTAAACCAACATAATCTAAATCTCTGCTCTACAAATGTAAACAATGAGATGAATGAAGCAAATTGCGTAAGCTGTCATATGCCAAAAGTAGAGGGCAGTTTTTCATCTATAATTGAGACGAAAACTCACTCATTTCACGGTTTTGCCGGAGCGCACAACAATTCTGAGATGCTTGGCAAATATGTCGATATCTTCATTCTTAAAAATATAGACCATTTTATAGTAAACATCGACAACCGCTCTTCACATGCGCTTTTGCTTCATCCTATGCGTTTGGCGGTTTTAAAAATAAGCGTCGTTCGGGATAAAAAAAACATAGAGCTTGAAAAAGAGGTTTTTGTCAGAGTTATAGGAAAAGAGGGCAAACCTGCAATGCCGTGGGCGGCTGATACGACTTTAAAGGATACTATGATTCAAGCAAACGAAAAAAGAGCCGTAAAACGAGAGTTTAAACTCGAAAAAGGCGACAGAGTCGATGTCGTACTAGGATGGTACTTGGTAAATCCTCAAGCCCTTGAATCCCTTGGACTGCAAAACGAAAAAGCGGCAACGGAGTTTAGAGTGTTTAAAAAACAATCTTTTTCGTTTTAA